A stretch of Candidatus Symbiobacter mobilis CR DNA encodes these proteins:
- a CDS encoding diguanylate cyclase — MNESPPLPVVLIVDDVPANIRVLAEALRPQYRVQVATSGQGALDVIARQGVPDLVLLDIMMPDMDGYEVCRRLKQESATVGVPVVFVTARTDLVDEELGLRLGAVDYITKPFHIPVVLARVRNHIALKQKADLLEKFALLDGLTNIPNRRSFDESLDREWKRAQRASQALGLIMIDIDHFKRYNDRLGHGAGDDCLRTVASTLAAACTRPGDIVARYGGEEFVVLLPDTGEEGVALIAERLRKQIEDLRIPHACPDVAVWVTISLGAESIVPHVGDSPFALLDGADRRLYTAKSDGRNCVCSAWSGVAQRSGAF, encoded by the coding sequence ATGAACGAATCGCCACCTCTTCCCGTCGTCCTGATCGTCGACGACGTGCCCGCCAACATTCGCGTGCTGGCGGAAGCATTGCGCCCGCAGTACAGGGTGCAGGTCGCCACCAGCGGGCAGGGCGCGCTCGATGTGATTGCCAGGCAGGGGGTGCCGGATCTGGTGTTGCTCGACATCATGATGCCGGACATGGACGGGTACGAGGTTTGCCGTCGTCTCAAACAGGAGTCTGCCACGGTGGGGGTACCCGTGGTTTTCGTCACCGCGCGTACAGACTTGGTCGATGAGGAACTCGGGTTGCGGTTGGGGGCGGTGGACTACATCACCAAGCCTTTCCATATCCCCGTTGTGTTGGCGCGGGTGCGCAACCACATTGCGCTCAAACAGAAGGCCGATTTGCTAGAAAAGTTTGCGTTGCTTGATGGGTTGACCAACATCCCGAACCGTCGCAGCTTCGATGAAAGCCTGGATCGGGAGTGGAAGCGTGCGCAGCGTGCATCCCAGGCGCTGGGGCTGATCATGATCGACATCGACCACTTCAAGCGGTACAACGATCGCTTGGGCCATGGCGCCGGGGACGATTGCCTGCGCACGGTCGCTTCTACCTTGGCTGCGGCATGTACCCGGCCTGGCGACATCGTCGCGCGGTATGGGGGAGAAGAATTTGTCGTGTTGCTTCCCGATACGGGGGAGGAAGGGGTGGCGCTGATTGCCGAGCGGTTGCGCAAACAAATCGAAGATTTGCGCATTCCCCATGCCTGCCCGGACGTTGCAGTGTGGGTCACTATCAGTCTGGGGGCGGAAAGCATCGTTCCGCATGTGGGCGATTCGCCTTTTGCGTTGCTCGACGGTGCCGATCGTCGGCTGTACACCGCGAAGAGCGATGGCAGGAACTGCGTTTGCAGCGCATGGAGTGGCGTTGCGCAAAGGAGTGGTGCATTTTGA
- a CDS encoding FimV family protein → MKGRFRKRSALVMEWAWIACVGAWALLPMHSAQALMLGEVRGAAILGRPLDITVQVQRAPGEEIATECFSVDLYFAEARQQLPKVSVVSSGAAAGSVRIRSVEAVNEPVVTVLLAAACGTGAMRRYILLSDIPAVPATSPVKVALAPAPVATAVATVAPASAAQETLFLVLPEGRPASAAVVPAAPDEQPVRRTRRKPAQATPAAVSATPETSASPTSHPAQTAQPASQRKGAKGARAVLRLDPLGVFSDRVGTLDSPMSFSPTEDTLLHAKQIAVLQDEMRMLRALRSADQAQIEQLRTDLVLLQRGGAPTSLSASLSNFSGWARAALWSLLLLTVLGGAWYWRTRSGRYSAWWHGAPDFGDLATIFHPRAAEAEPFPFAGATVDTQVPQTVAEMPSGSPLESAAAPGLKPEPAPTVSPQPHSAEPTLAVARPQPPAAIEEHRLTSEYILDIRQQADFFVSLGQSERAIDILVQQIHGNPDPDPLVYLDLFGLYHSLGAKADFAMEAASFAQHFHCKLPDFAEFDAEGKGLESYPEVLSKIVRLWPNQGVMDFLDHCIYRATGNGLESFALGAFRELLTLRALAEGLSHGEGRGAETPVESMMERTIPLHVHASAERPPLDFHKAPSMPEGGMTAVQPTGSHAPAASEVHLIPAVEQAAKAARDPGLMFSLEDTPAQPLPAISHHVGGVEPEPAPEAEAPPPGLSLFAALPNSFFDVEEEPVPQAPAPADIALLFAKETADMAPTAPSSSTASLLSITQPTEETPSRMLDLDFSHLTAEAEDRVPPKPTYAQRKLR, encoded by the coding sequence TTGAAAGGACGATTCCGCAAACGGTCGGCCCTCGTCATGGAGTGGGCGTGGATCGCCTGTGTTGGCGCATGGGCGTTGTTGCCGATGCATTCGGCGCAGGCTTTGATGTTGGGGGAAGTGCGAGGGGCAGCGATATTGGGCCGCCCACTCGACATTACCGTGCAGGTGCAGCGTGCCCCGGGGGAAGAGATCGCCACGGAATGTTTCTCGGTCGATCTGTACTTTGCCGAGGCACGGCAGCAGCTCCCGAAGGTTTCCGTCGTTTCTTCCGGCGCAGCGGCGGGGTCTGTGCGTATCCGTTCCGTGGAGGCGGTCAACGAACCGGTGGTCACGGTGTTGCTTGCAGCAGCATGCGGAACGGGGGCGATGCGGCGGTACATCTTGCTTTCGGATATTCCGGCAGTGCCTGCAACGTCCCCTGTGAAGGTGGCGCTCGCTCCCGCACCGGTTGCTACTGCTGTTGCGACCGTGGCCCCAGCCAGTGCCGCCCAAGAGACGCTCTTCCTCGTGTTGCCGGAAGGTCGGCCTGCCAGCGCAGCGGTCGTCCCGGCAGCACCGGACGAGCAGCCCGTCCGGCGTACACGCCGCAAACCTGCGCAGGCAACGCCTGCCGCCGTATCGGCAACCCCAGAGACATCGGCTTCCCCAACCTCCCACCCAGCGCAGACGGCACAGCCCGCATCGCAACGCAAAGGGGCTAAGGGCGCGCGCGCTGTGTTGCGGCTCGACCCCCTGGGAGTGTTCTCGGATCGGGTTGGCACCCTGGATTCGCCGATGTCTTTTTCCCCGACAGAAGATACCCTGCTCCACGCCAAACAGATCGCCGTCTTGCAAGATGAGATGCGGATGCTGCGTGCCTTGCGCAGCGCGGACCAGGCGCAAATCGAACAGCTTCGCACAGATCTTGTACTGTTGCAGCGCGGGGGGGCACCAACCTCGTTGTCGGCCTCGTTGTCGAATTTCTCAGGCTGGGCGCGTGCGGCGTTGTGGTCTTTGTTACTGCTGACGGTGTTGGGGGGAGCGTGGTACTGGCGCACCCGTAGTGGACGGTACAGCGCGTGGTGGCATGGTGCCCCTGACTTTGGCGACCTCGCGACGATCTTCCACCCCCGCGCTGCGGAGGCCGAACCATTCCCCTTCGCTGGGGCGACGGTAGATACCCAGGTGCCGCAAACCGTTGCCGAGATGCCATCGGGAAGCCCCCTGGAGTCGGCTGCTGCACCAGGCCTCAAGCCAGAACCGGCACCGACAGTTTCCCCACAGCCGCATAGCGCGGAGCCTACGCTTGCCGTGGCGCGTCCGCAGCCTCCTGCCGCCATCGAAGAGCATCGCCTGACCTCGGAATACATCCTCGACATCCGCCAGCAGGCTGATTTCTTTGTATCCCTGGGGCAGTCGGAGCGCGCCATCGACATCCTCGTTCAGCAAATTCACGGCAATCCGGATCCCGATCCCCTGGTATATCTGGATTTGTTCGGGCTGTATCACTCCCTGGGCGCCAAGGCGGACTTCGCCATGGAAGCGGCGTCCTTTGCACAGCACTTCCACTGCAAACTGCCAGACTTTGCCGAGTTCGATGCAGAAGGGAAGGGGTTGGAGTCGTATCCCGAAGTCTTGTCCAAGATCGTTCGGTTGTGGCCCAACCAAGGTGTGATGGACTTTTTGGATCACTGCATCTACCGCGCCACCGGCAATGGGTTGGAATCTTTTGCGCTGGGCGCTTTTCGGGAATTGCTCACCTTGCGTGCGTTGGCGGAAGGCTTAAGCCATGGGGAAGGGCGGGGAGCAGAAACGCCCGTCGAGTCGATGATGGAGCGGACGATTCCCTTGCATGTGCATGCGAGCGCCGAACGCCCCCCTCTCGATTTCCACAAGGCGCCGTCCATGCCGGAGGGGGGGATGACCGCTGTACAGCCCACCGGCTCGCACGCTCCAGCCGCTTCGGAGGTCCACCTTATTCCCGCAGTCGAACAAGCCGCCAAGGCCGCACGCGACCCTGGGCTGATGTTCTCGTTGGAAGACACCCCGGCGCAGCCTTTGCCTGCCATCTCCCATCACGTAGGTGGGGTAGAGCCGGAGCCTGCACCCGAAGCAGAAGCGCCTCCCCCGGGGCTTAGTCTGTTTGCAGCGTTGCCGAACTCTTTCTTTGATGTGGAAGAGGAACCAGTGCCCCAGGCCCCCGCCCCGGCAGACATTGCGCTCCTCTTTGCCAAGGAGACAGCGGACATGGCGCCGACTGCACCATCGTCTTCCACAGCGTCACTCTTGTCGATCACCCAACCCACGGAAGAAACCCCTTCGCGGATGCTCGATCTCGATTTCTCGCACCTGACCGCAGAAGCCGAGGATCGCGTTCCCCCCAAGCCGACCTACGCGCAGCGCAAATTGCGGTAG
- the amrS gene encoding AmmeMemoRadiSam system radical SAM enzyme, which yields MTASNLTPHPALYGRMLDDGRLQCGLCPRECKLHPGQHGACLVRGRVGDQLVLHAYGRASGLCVDPIEKKPLYHFHPGSDVLSFGTVGCNLACKFCQNWGLSKAKDLSRMVASATPQAVALAAQHAGCRSVAFTYNEPVIFAEYAMDVADACHALGIATVAVTAGYIQPPAREEFFARIDAANVDLKSFREDFYYRLTGAHLQPVLDTLRYLRHHTSVWLEITTLLIPGYNDSPAEVTELCRWIAGELGTDVPLHWSAFHPNHRLRDIAPTPRDTLERCHDIALSQGLSFVYQGNVRGGRGHTTHCPRCDAELLVREGFAVVRNAVAADGTCPHCGQKLPGRFL from the coding sequence GTGACGGCCTCGAACCTTACGCCGCACCCCGCGCTCTATGGGCGCATGCTTGACGACGGCAGACTCCAGTGCGGGCTGTGCCCCCGGGAATGCAAGCTGCATCCAGGGCAACACGGCGCCTGCCTCGTTCGTGGGCGGGTGGGGGACCAGCTCGTTCTGCACGCCTACGGCCGTGCTTCCGGCTTGTGCGTAGACCCCATCGAAAAAAAACCGCTCTACCACTTCCACCCTGGCAGCGATGTCCTGTCCTTCGGTACCGTGGGCTGCAACCTGGCGTGCAAGTTTTGCCAAAACTGGGGGCTGAGCAAAGCCAAAGACTTATCCCGCATGGTGGCCAGCGCTACGCCCCAGGCTGTCGCGCTCGCTGCGCAACACGCAGGGTGCCGCAGCGTGGCCTTCACGTACAACGAGCCGGTGATCTTTGCCGAGTACGCGATGGACGTGGCCGATGCCTGCCATGCGCTGGGCATTGCCACCGTCGCCGTGACTGCGGGCTACATCCAGCCACCGGCCAGGGAGGAATTTTTTGCACGGATCGACGCCGCCAACGTAGACCTCAAGTCCTTCCGCGAGGACTTTTACTACCGGTTGACCGGAGCGCATCTGCAACCCGTGCTCGATACGCTGCGCTACCTGCGCCATCACACGTCGGTCTGGTTGGAAATCACGACGCTGCTGATCCCGGGATACAACGATTCCCCCGCCGAAGTCACGGAACTATGTCGCTGGATCGCTGGCGAACTGGGCACGGATGTTCCCCTGCACTGGAGCGCCTTTCACCCCAACCATCGTCTGCGCGACATTGCGCCGACGCCCCGCGATACGCTGGAACGCTGCCACGACATCGCCCTCTCGCAAGGGCTGTCTTTCGTCTACCAAGGCAATGTGCGTGGCGGTAGGGGGCACACGACGCATTGCCCGCGTTGCGATGCCGAGTTGCTGGTTCGCGAGGGCTTTGCCGTCGTCCGCAATGCCGTGGCAGCCGACGGCACCTGCCCCCACTGCGGGCAAAAACTTCCCGGACGATTCCTGTAA